GTCGTAGCGCCGCCATTCACTGCATTAGCAGCTGCCTTCAAGTCAGCTGGCGTGCTTATAAGCTTATAATTATCCGTCAAATTTGTGCCAGTATACCCCGCACTGGTTCCAGCAGTATTGCCCACATGCGCATAGCCCACATTTACATCATTATTATTTGCATCTTTTTGGATAAGTTTCGCATTGAGCACTACATTGGTATTCGCCGTCGAACCATTGGTCGTTACCTTGGCCGAATCAATGAAGCGGATATTGGTACCTTCTACCTGCACTTTAGATGCCTGAATCGAGCCGAGATTTACCACATCAGCATTAGGTGTACCTGCCTGCAATACGGCAGACGGGTTCGTCCCCATATTGGCTTTCGCATTTACAGCAGATGCAACATCCTCTGTTGAAACATAGAGCGCCCCAACATTAACCGATGCATCCTTGCCAAAGATGACACCATTAGGATTGACGAGGTAGACATTTTTGCCCCCCGAAATAGCGCCATCAATTTGAGATGTTGCCGCCCCCGTGACAACGTTCAAATAATTATTCGTCTGGACACCATTGTCAAATACGACTTCATCTTTCGCTCCTACCGAAAAGTCTTTCCAGGCAATTACATTATCCCCTGGGGCCCCCGTTATCGCAGTCTTGACCCCACCTGCAGTCGTAATCCCCGTCTGATCAATGGCAGTCTGAGCTATGGTATTATAAGCGGAGGCAGCATCATGAACAGGCGCACCATAAGTGACCGGTACTGCCATAAACATACCGGTCATCAATGCTAAACCGACCTGACTCGTTAATTTCTCTTCTTTGGACAGCCGTTTCATTTTCAAAACCTCATTCCCTTGATCTATCCCAAATACATCTTTTTGCTATTATAAAGAAAAAAATCACCTTTTCAATAGGCCTTTAGCCCCACCCGAAAAGAATTGTGAAAAAAGCCCCTCTTATGAACAGCAATCACAAGAAGGACTTTTTCTATTTAGCGTCTTTCATCTTATTGAAGCAAACTCAACACAGAACTGCTGCTCTGATTAGCCTGAGCCAACATGGACTGGGCTGCCTGTTTCAGCACATTGTTCTTGGTATACTCAGTCATCTCCTGTGCCATATTGGCATCACAGATAACCGACTCCGAAGACTGGGTGTTTTCACTGGCTGTTACCAAATTTGCCGAAGTATATTCCATACGACTCCCCAGCGCCCCAATCGTCGTTTGTTGATTCAGCACCTTCTGTACTGCATTGTCTAATACATTTATAGCTGCATTGGCATTGACCTGTGTTTCAATGCTCAATACCGTACCATCCTTTGCGCGCAATCCCAAGGCTACCGAACGCATATCAGACAAGCCAACCTTTACAGACTGATTTGCCTTGGTTCCAGTCTGGATCACTAACGAATTATCATCCGATGGATCTTGGGCACGAACCGTTTCCTTGAAATCGTTGAACACAGCATTGGCTTTCTGTTTTGCTACGCCCTTAGAATCCGTAAATGTAATCGTCAAACCAGCTATTTGCCCATCCACTCCCTCATGTTTTGCTTGGAAGGTAATTGCCGTACGCCCGGAAGCAGTCGTCACCGTCTGACCAAACTCATCTGTCCCTACGGTATTATTTACCGGGGTTCTCAGTTTTATATCAGCAGCGCCAATCGTATTATTGGAAAACAACTGATTAATCCGCAAATTTTTGACCTGCTGGGAATATGTATAGGTCTTACAATTCTTCACATAGGATATCGTGACTATATCCGATGTGGAAATATCCAAGCTATTATCATTATGGTCAGTCAAAGATGTAAGCAGGGCATTGTACTTCGTCCCCTCATGTAAATTCTCATTTGATAGAGAAGTCACCGTGCCCGGTGCATTTACCCGATGGTTTTGGGAGCCATCTACCAAAGTCTGGCTATTAAAGGTCACGTTAGCATTGTCATCAATCTGGTCAACCGCCTGATTGAACTCTTTCTGCATAACGGCTCTATCCGCATCCGTATTGGTATCGTTGGCCGCATTGATAGCCTTTTCTTTGAGTGTCTTCAAGATATCCAGCGTAGATGCCACTGCGCCTTCAGCGGTTTTCAAGAGGCTATTAGCATTCTGCGTATTGATATCGTCCTGATTCAGCGATCTTAGCTGGGTATCCATACGCTCAGAAATCGAATACCCCGAAGCGTCATCGCCAGCACTATTGATTTTCATCCCTGATGCAGCCTTCTTCAGACTCTTGGCCAGCGCCTTATCATTCTTGTCCAGTTGGTTCAGCGTATTCTTCGCTGACATGTTATTCTTCACTACCATAGCCATTGTGGCCAACCTCCTTGTTCTTCGCGACTATTATGCTCAACATGATATCCATATCCTCCTCGACATAAATATCATTCTATCTGCTATTTCTTATATCGTACAAAGAATAGTTTTTCTTAAGTCCTATCCAAAAATTTTTTTCAAAGGCCAAAAAAGAACAAGCGCTGTTTTTCCTTGCGCTTGTTCTTCCTCTTGTTTATTGCAGCAAACTCAATACATTGCTGCTATTCTGATTAGCCTGTGCCAGCATAGCCTGTGCCGACTGGGTCAGTATGTTCGCTTTGGTATAGCCTGTCATTTCCTTGGCCATGTTTGCATCGCGGATTGTACTCTCTGCGGCCTGCGTATTTTCATGATTGGTTACCAGATTGGAATTCATTGC
The Selenomonas ruminantium AC2024 DNA segment above includes these coding regions:
- a CDS encoding flagellin, producing MAMVVKNNMSAKNTLNQLDKNDKALAKSLKKAASGMKINSAGDDASGYSISERMDTQLRSLNQDDINTQNANSLLKTAEGAVASTLDILKTLKEKAINAANDTNTDADRAVMQKEFNQAVDQIDDNANVTFNSQTLVDGSQNHRVNAPGTVTSLSNENLHEGTKYNALLTSLTDHNDNSLDISTSDIVTISYVKNCKTYTYSQQVKNLRINQLFSNNTIGAADIKLRTPVNNTVGTDEFGQTVTTASGRTAITFQAKHEGVDGQIAGLTITFTDSKGVAKQKANAVFNDFKETVRAQDPSDDNSLVIQTGTKANQSVKVGLSDMRSVALGLRAKDGTVLSIETQVNANAAINVLDNAVQKVLNQQTTIGALGSRMEYTSANLVTASENTQSSESVICDANMAQEMTEYTKNNVLKQAAQSMLAQANQSSSSVLSLLQ